In one Nitrososphaera viennensis EN76 genomic region, the following are encoded:
- the rpsI gene encoding 30S ribosomal protein S9, whose product MTSKIDLYPGQRKTSKAVATIAKGSGRVRINNIPAELVQPEVAKELLLTPLTLVGDQRNKVDINVQVAGGGFMGQAFASAVAISRALTGDVKGDKDPKEHPFPKSVREEIRKKLTEYDRHFLAGDHRQSESKKFGGPGARRRKQKSYR is encoded by the coding sequence ATGACAAGCAAGATAGACCTTTACCCGGGCCAGAGAAAGACGAGCAAGGCCGTGGCGACAATCGCCAAGGGCTCCGGCAGAGTCAGGATAAACAACATACCGGCGGAGCTCGTGCAGCCAGAGGTTGCAAAGGAGCTCTTGCTCACCCCGCTCACGCTCGTTGGCGACCAGCGCAACAAGGTCGACATCAACGTGCAGGTTGCAGGCGGCGGCTTTATGGGCCAGGCGTTTGCAAGCGCAGTCGCCATTTCCAGAGCGCTCACCGGCGACGTCAAGGGCGACAAGGATCCCAAGGAGCACCCGTTCCCAAAGAGCGTCCGAGAAGAGATCCGCAAGAAACTGACAGAGTACGACAGGCACTTTCTCGCAGGCGACCACAGGCAGTCCGAATCGAAAAAGTTCGGCGGCCCCGGCGCAAGGCGCAGAAAGCAGAAATCGTACCGTTAA
- a CDS encoding ribosome assembly factor SBDS, with the protein MTDNKFTIVRLSVEGDKFELLVKPDPALEYKLGKRADISSVLVSDEVYSDANKGSRASSEKLMKHFKTTDQAEVARQILARGELNLTTDQRRKMVEEKRKQIVSYIHHSFVDPKSHLPHPITRIEAAMEQARVSIDPHKKAEDQAKDVVDALRAILPLKSETLKLIVRVPPQYAGQSYSVIKPAGELKSEEWQADGSLRVVIEMNAGMRGNFIDRLGSVTKGTAEVKEA; encoded by the coding sequence ATGACGGACAACAAGTTCACCATAGTTCGCCTCTCAGTCGAAGGCGACAAGTTCGAGCTGCTGGTCAAGCCAGACCCTGCCCTCGAGTACAAGCTGGGCAAGAGGGCGGACATTTCAAGCGTGCTTGTTTCCGACGAAGTCTACTCTGACGCAAACAAGGGTTCCCGCGCCTCAAGCGAGAAGCTCATGAAGCACTTCAAGACCACGGACCAGGCGGAGGTGGCCAGGCAGATACTTGCCCGTGGCGAGCTCAACCTCACCACGGACCAGCGCCGCAAGATGGTCGAGGAAAAGCGCAAGCAAATAGTCTCGTACATCCACCACAGCTTTGTAGACCCCAAGTCGCACCTGCCGCACCCGATAACCCGGATAGAGGCGGCAATGGAGCAGGCAAGGGTGAGCATCGACCCGCACAAAAAGGCAGAGGACCAGGCCAAGGACGTGGTAGACGCGCTCCGCGCGATATTGCCATTAAAGTCGGAGACCCTGAAGCTGATAGTGAGGGTGCCTCCGCAGTACGCCGGCCAGTCGTACAGCGTGATAAAGCCGGCAGGCGAGCTAAAGAGCGAGGAATGGCAGGCCGACGGCTCTCTGCGAGTGGTAATCGAGATGAACGCCGGCATGCGCGGGAACTTTATCGACCGGCTCGGCTCTGTGACCAAGGGCACGGCTGAAGTGAAAGAGGCGTAA
- a CDS encoding 50S ribosomal protein L13, producing MADNNNTKKPQTIVVDATNCIAGRMCSHVSKLLLQGNKVAIVNAEKAMLSGNRYKVIEQYKEHLEINSVTNPIHGPFHPRRPDTILSKMVRGMVPKQKTTGIEAHQRLRVYIGVPEEMKAAKMQSFEDSKITKPEAYYISMGDVAKQIGWKGVPS from the coding sequence TTGGCTGACAATAATAATACCAAGAAACCGCAAACCATTGTCGTTGACGCGACAAACTGCATCGCAGGCAGGATGTGCTCGCACGTCTCAAAACTGCTCCTGCAGGGCAACAAGGTCGCAATAGTAAACGCAGAGAAGGCGATGCTTTCAGGCAACCGCTACAAAGTAATCGAGCAGTACAAGGAGCACCTTGAAATCAACTCGGTCACGAACCCCATTCACGGCCCGTTCCACCCAAGGAGGCCGGACACCATACTGTCAAAGATGGTGAGGGGCATGGTGCCAAAGCAAAAGACTACAGGCATTGAAGCGCACCAGCGTCTCAGGGTATATATCGGGGTCCCAGAAGAAATGAAGGCTGCCAAGATGCAGTCGTTTGAAGATTCCAAGATTACCAAGCCGGAGGCATACTATATCTCGATGGGCGACGTCGCCAAGCAGATAGGATGGAAGGGAGTGCCATCATAA
- the rrp41 gene encoding exosome complex exonuclease Rrp41, producing the protein MTQTRNLIDENGKRTDGRTIDELRPVKIVVGTVKNADGSAYIEFGKNKIVAAVYGPREVHPKHLAQPDRCVLRCRYHMSPFSTDTRKNPAPSRREVEISKVMREALEPALMLEDYPRAAIDVFVEVLQSDGGSRCAGITAASVALADAGINMRDIVAACAAGKVDEKIVLDINDTEDKEGGADMPVAYMPRLGQVTLMQLDGKLTPEQFSECLDKAITGCNMVYEIQRQALMQKYFGNETEVKEEQ; encoded by the coding sequence ATGACACAGACAAGAAATTTGATAGATGAAAACGGCAAGAGGACAGACGGGCGCACCATTGACGAGCTGCGCCCGGTCAAGATAGTCGTCGGCACCGTGAAAAACGCCGACGGCTCGGCTTACATCGAATTTGGCAAGAACAAGATTGTAGCGGCAGTGTACGGGCCAAGGGAGGTGCACCCGAAACACCTCGCGCAGCCCGACAGGTGCGTGCTGCGTTGCAGGTACCACATGTCGCCGTTCTCGACCGACACGCGCAAAAACCCTGCGCCTTCCAGAAGGGAAGTCGAGATTTCAAAGGTGATGCGCGAGGCGCTAGAGCCGGCGCTCATGCTTGAGGACTACCCTCGCGCAGCAATCGACGTGTTTGTCGAGGTGCTGCAGTCGGACGGCGGCTCCAGGTGCGCCGGCATCACGGCTGCGTCTGTTGCACTGGCAGACGCCGGCATCAACATGCGCGACATCGTCGCAGCGTGCGCCGCAGGCAAGGTCGACGAAAAAATAGTTCTTGACATCAACGACACCGAGGACAAGGAGGGCGGGGCAGACATGCCAGTCGCGTACATGCCGAGGCTCGGCCAGGTTACCCTGATGCAGCTTGACGGCAAGCTGACGCCGGAGCAGTTCAGCGAGTGCCTCGACAAGGCAATAACTGGCTGCAACATGGTCTACGAGATCCAGCGCCAGGCGCTGATGCAGAAGTACTTTGGCAACGAAACGGAGGTCAAGGAAGAACAATGA
- a CDS encoding MFS transporter, translated as MVEEGEKEKAGRRNVYALGFVSFFTDVSSEMVFALLPLFLTGPLGASRTLLGLIEGVGEMLGYTVRMGSGALSDRTQRRKPLVALGYSLSAASKPFFGAAAGWADAFVVRSLDRVGKGVRTAPRDALISESAPEAKVGRAFGIHRSMDHAGAIVGPALAFALFPYVGFQGVFYASILPGALAVAVLVLSVKERIAPSSSSKPRSMSANVRAVLSQRRFVALLAIMAVFGVGAFNFSFVLVRASDLGVPDGSVALVYLAINVAHAAIGYPAGALADRAGKEKMLVLAYGVFAASAFLMLASADAAQAYVLALVYGAYVGIAETVQRAVIPRYVAASEHRGTAYGLYNLVAGFSFLAANVVFGFLLDSSGIGIAATYSIITSALAAAAMVAFIVKK; from the coding sequence TTGGTCGAAGAGGGAGAAAAAGAAAAGGCCGGCCGCAGAAACGTCTACGCGCTAGGCTTTGTCAGCTTTTTCACCGACGTCTCGTCAGAGATGGTCTTTGCGCTGCTTCCCCTGTTCCTCACGGGGCCGCTTGGGGCGTCGCGCACGCTCCTTGGGCTCATAGAGGGCGTGGGCGAGATGCTCGGCTACACTGTCAGGATGGGCTCTGGGGCGCTCTCCGACAGGACGCAGAGGCGCAAGCCCTTGGTGGCGCTTGGCTACTCGCTTTCGGCCGCAAGCAAGCCCTTCTTTGGCGCGGCCGCCGGCTGGGCCGACGCCTTTGTGGTGCGCTCGCTTGACAGGGTTGGAAAAGGCGTGCGCACCGCGCCACGCGACGCGCTGATAAGCGAGTCGGCGCCGGAGGCCAAGGTCGGCCGGGCGTTTGGCATCCACCGCTCGATGGACCATGCCGGCGCAATAGTCGGGCCCGCGCTGGCGTTTGCGCTGTTTCCGTACGTCGGGTTCCAGGGCGTGTTTTACGCATCCATCTTGCCCGGCGCGCTTGCAGTCGCAGTGCTCGTGCTGTCTGTCAAGGAGCGCATTGCGCCCTCCTCTTCTTCAAAGCCGCGGTCGATGTCTGCAAACGTCCGGGCAGTCCTTTCGCAGAGGAGGTTTGTCGCCCTGCTTGCAATAATGGCCGTCTTTGGCGTCGGCGCGTTCAACTTTTCGTTCGTGCTCGTACGCGCGTCGGACCTCGGCGTCCCGGACGGCTCGGTGGCGCTCGTCTACCTTGCGATAAATGTGGCCCACGCTGCCATCGGATACCCTGCCGGCGCGCTTGCAGACAGGGCAGGCAAGGAAAAGATGCTCGTACTTGCGTACGGCGTGTTTGCGGCAAGCGCGTTCTTGATGCTTGCAAGCGCGGACGCGGCGCAGGCGTACGTGCTTGCCTTGGTGTACGGCGCCTATGTGGGAATAGCCGAGACCGTCCAGCGTGCAGTGATTCCCCGGTACGTGGCAGCAAGCGAGCACCGCGGCACTGCCTATGGGCTTTACAACCTGGTCGCGGGCTTTTCATTCCTTGCCGCAAACGTAGTGTTTGGGTTCCTGCTCGACTCGTCGGGGATTGGTATTGCCGCGACCTACAGCATCATCACGTCTGCACTGGCGGCCGCTGCCATGGTTGCATTCATCGTCAAAAAGTGA
- the rrp4 gene encoding exosome complex RNA-binding protein Rrp4: MNDVRRRYVIPGDKIVEGNYRPIMNVVRSGNALIATRIGIAEAGRDGVKVIPLSGVYIPRVNDLVIGKIVDHTSLSWEVDINSCFSANLPASDVFGRDFSPARDDMTKHLAIGDMITARVAAFDRTRDPMLTLQDRDLGKIPRGELLKISATRVPRLIGKRGSMIQTIEQATQTRVLIGQNGIVVVTGRSPEGIEQAVKAIRMVEDEAHTSNLTQRIKVLLNVPDTPAAEVPPASNGSNGSGNGGAAAVPQETTTRADSSASGEATTAAEGGGEEEGMEVEDQK; this comes from the coding sequence ATGAATGACGTGCGCAGAAGATACGTTATCCCCGGCGACAAGATAGTCGAGGGCAATTACAGGCCGATAATGAACGTTGTAAGGTCGGGAAACGCGCTCATTGCAACCCGCATTGGCATTGCAGAGGCGGGCCGCGACGGCGTCAAGGTGATACCGCTGTCCGGGGTGTACATCCCGCGCGTAAACGACCTCGTGATAGGCAAGATAGTGGACCACACCTCGCTTTCATGGGAGGTGGACATCAATTCATGCTTCTCGGCTAACCTTCCTGCATCCGACGTCTTTGGCAGGGACTTTTCGCCGGCAAGGGACGACATGACAAAGCACCTTGCGATAGGCGACATGATTACCGCAAGAGTCGCGGCCTTTGACAGGACGCGCGACCCTATGCTGACCCTGCAGGACCGCGACCTTGGCAAGATACCAAGGGGCGAACTGCTAAAGATATCGGCAACTAGGGTCCCGCGCCTGATAGGCAAGCGGGGCTCGATGATCCAGACGATAGAGCAGGCAACGCAGACGCGCGTGCTCATCGGCCAGAACGGCATCGTGGTCGTGACGGGAAGAAGCCCAGAAGGCATAGAGCAGGCGGTAAAGGCGATCAGGATGGTGGAAGACGAGGCCCACACGTCCAACCTGACGCAGAGGATCAAGGTCCTCCTTAACGTGCCGGACACGCCCGCAGCAGAAGTGCCGCCGGCAAGCAACGGCAGTAATGGCAGTGGTAATGGTGGGGCTGCTGCAGTACCGCAGGAAACAACAACCCGTGCGGATTCTTCTGCAAGTGGTGAGGCAACTACAGCAGCAGAAGGAGGAGGAGAAGAAGAGGGAATGGAGGTTGAAGATCAAAAATGA
- a CDS encoding 50S ribosomal protein L18e, translating into MFANTLVDNTVWTLRKAAKKNKAPIWKDLEDRVSGPRSNRSEVNLGRLAQVTKASEVIVVPGKVLGTGNLGHKLTVCAFSISESAAKKIGDMGGKVVSLDDLIKKYPDGKGVRIIG; encoded by the coding sequence ATGTTCGCTAACACTCTAGTCGACAATACCGTTTGGACCCTCCGCAAGGCGGCCAAGAAGAACAAGGCGCCCATCTGGAAGGACCTTGAAGACCGCGTTTCCGGCCCGAGGTCCAACAGGAGCGAGGTCAACCTTGGCAGGCTTGCGCAGGTCACAAAGGCAAGCGAGGTTATCGTGGTCCCTGGCAAGGTGCTTGGCACCGGCAACCTGGGCCACAAACTGACAGTCTGCGCGTTTTCAATCTCCGAGTCAGCCGCAAAAAAGATCGGCGATATGGGAGGCAAGGTCGTGAGCCTTGACGACCTGATAAAGAAATACCCGGACGGAAAAGGTGTGAGGATAATTGGCTGA
- a CDS encoding DNA-directed RNA polymerase subunit D, with protein MVSPSVEVVEKSDNRIVAKFNNIPRQYVNALRRLAISEVPTLAIDDVVILENSSVMHDEAVAHRLGLIPLRTDPGRFVMPHECDCGSTLGCAKCRVLLVLDAEATDKTKVVTSGEMVSEDEMVKPVSKDIPIVVLAPSQKLKFEAYARLGVGKQHAKWQPTSAAVVKDGKDESEIVLVIETNGALTAEEILKEATERLQSKIKNFKQVIGSLKIPKSA; from the coding sequence TTGGTTTCTCCTTCGGTCGAAGTTGTTGAAAAATCAGATAACAGGATCGTTGCCAAGTTTAACAATATTCCAAGGCAGTACGTAAACGCGCTCAGGCGCCTTGCCATAAGCGAGGTCCCGACGCTTGCAATCGACGACGTGGTAATCCTTGAAAACTCGTCAGTCATGCACGACGAGGCAGTGGCGCACCGCCTCGGCCTCATCCCGCTCAGGACCGACCCGGGCAGGTTCGTTATGCCCCACGAGTGCGACTGCGGCAGTACACTCGGTTGCGCCAAGTGCAGGGTTCTGCTAGTCCTTGACGCAGAGGCAACGGACAAGACCAAGGTCGTCACCTCCGGCGAGATGGTGTCAGAGGACGAGATGGTCAAGCCTGTGAGCAAGGACATCCCCATAGTCGTGCTTGCTCCAAGCCAGAAACTGAAATTCGAGGCGTACGCACGCCTTGGCGTAGGCAAGCAGCACGCCAAGTGGCAGCCGACTTCGGCGGCTGTAGTCAAGGACGGCAAGGACGAAAGCGAGATAGTGCTCGTCATCGAGACAAACGGCGCGCTTACGGCAGAAGAGATACTGAAGGAAGCGACGGAGCGCCTGCAGTCCAAGATCAAGAACTTCAAGCAGGTCATAGGCTCGCTCAAGATACCAAAGAGCGCCTAG
- a CDS encoding adenylate/guanylate cyclase domain-containing protein — MAPEAKDEKKEAKKDKAEDSTSKSLVGMMMGESSAEEKTTVVVDSETLVAQTQDRLWRALKRRYQYDSSLKPGQEYLLSHVSSKIPLVIMYADLVGSTNMSMTLPVDKLVTIIRAFTQEMSSVVESHKGYVLKYVGDAVIAFFPASYNRLSACDRAVQCARSMITVVKNGINPILNQYDYPELGVKIGMDVGENVIVQYGHDKSSPIDILGYCMNVAAKITSLTGPNRISIGQDVYDLLHPSEKNKFKEMKLGAEEWKYRDRVTDKVYRVYTLMENR, encoded by the coding sequence GTGGCCCCGGAAGCAAAGGACGAGAAAAAGGAGGCCAAGAAGGACAAGGCCGAGGATAGCACGAGCAAGAGCCTCGTCGGGATGATGATGGGGGAAAGCTCGGCCGAGGAAAAAACGACAGTCGTCGTCGACTCGGAAACGCTCGTTGCGCAGACGCAGGACAGGCTGTGGCGCGCGCTAAAGCGCCGCTACCAGTACGACTCGTCGCTGAAACCGGGACAGGAATACCTGCTGTCGCACGTCAGCAGCAAGATCCCGCTCGTGATAATGTACGCCGACCTCGTGGGCTCGACAAACATGAGCATGACGCTCCCGGTGGACAAGCTTGTGACTATAATCCGCGCGTTCACGCAGGAAATGTCGTCGGTGGTGGAAAGCCACAAGGGATATGTTTTGAAATACGTGGGCGACGCAGTCATTGCGTTTTTCCCTGCAAGCTACAACCGGCTGAGCGCCTGCGACAGGGCAGTCCAGTGCGCCCGGTCGATGATAACGGTGGTAAAAAACGGCATCAACCCCATCTTGAACCAGTACGATTACCCCGAGCTTGGCGTAAAGATAGGCATGGACGTGGGCGAAAACGTCATCGTGCAGTACGGCCATGACAAGAGCTCGCCAATCGATATTCTTGGATACTGCATGAACGTGGCCGCCAAGATAACGTCGCTTACAGGCCCAAACAGGATATCGATAGGGCAGGACGTCTACGACCTGCTCCACCCGTCAGAGAAAAACAAGTTCAAGGAGATGAAGCTTGGGGCCGAGGAATGGAAGTACAGGGACCGCGTGACAGACAAGGTGTACCGCGTCTATACGCTGATGGAAAACAGATAA